From a region of the Phaseolus vulgaris cultivar G19833 chromosome 6, P. vulgaris v2.0, whole genome shotgun sequence genome:
- the LOC137833283 gene encoding uncharacterized protein encodes MAMDWVISLPEGHITSFAQLSWLFREQYLANRAPAPVSYDLFDVKQYQGETLKEYISRFGAQVVKVGTWIVYAFRKGVSPGSFSKSLNRSRPKTFAEVRRRAEEHIASEGEAYEKCMTAAPTRPRAQIRAQPTRVHEATTERKNQDRRRTYETRRTQPKGRSEGGREVNRPLRHNFVVKLKDLIVVPNIADRLRPPVKSDKVLGPHKESWCEFHEAFGHHIKNCLALGYQLDELVKNGFLKDYLAGSTAAPVAATLEEGQADEVPTHGEVHTISGGFSGGGPTASQRKKYVRSVNLVAEESPDDPWESDLVFTRADLRDVRESNK; translated from the coding sequence atggccatggactgggtcatcagcctcccagagggtcacatcacATCTTTCGCACAACTGTCGTGGCTATTTAGAGAGCAGTATTTGGCTAACAGGGCCCCAGCCCCAGTCTCATACGACCTTTTCGACGTAAAACAatatcaaggggagaccttgaaagagtacataagccgcttcgGAGCGCAGGTGGTGAAAGTGGGTACCTGGATCGTGTATGCATTCAGGAAGGGGGTGAGTCCTGGATCTTTCAGCAAATCACTCAATCGCAGCCGCCCCAAAACTTTTGCTGAAGTAAGGCGTCGGGCGGAAGAACACATTGCCTCTGAGGGTGAGGCGTACGAGAAATGCATGACAGCTGCACCTACACGCCCCAGAGCACAGATACGTGCACAACCCACCAGAGTCCACGAGGCCACCACAGAAAGAAAGAATCAAGATAGGAGGCGCACCTACGAGACAAGGAGAACCCAACCTAAGGGTAGGTCAGAAGGAGGGAGAGAGGTCAATAGACCTctaaggcacaactttgtggtaaaacttaaagacctcatcgttgtgcccaacatagctgacagaTTGAGGCCACCAGTGAAGTCAGACAAGGTactgggacctcacaaggaatcgtggtgcgaatttcacgaagcATTCGGACACCATATTAAGAATTGCTTGGCactgggctatcagttggatgagctcgtgaagaatggatttttgaaagattatctcGCTGGGTCCACTGCGGCCCCAGTCGCGGCTACGCTAGAGGAAGGTCAAGCGGATGAAGTCCCCACTCAtggagaagtgcacaccatctcTGGCGGCTTTTCCGgaggaggacccactgcctccCAACGAAAGAAATACGTAAGGTCAGTAAATTTGGTTGCAGAAGAATCTCCGGAcgacccgtgggagtcagacctcgttttcacaagggctgacctgcgggatgtgagagaatcaaataaatga